A genomic region of Rhodococcus pyridinivorans contains the following coding sequences:
- a CDS encoding glucosyl-3-phosphoglycerate synthase produces MSAPARTWNEANSWDRPAWAIDELIAAKAGRTVTVVLPALNEEETVASVIDTIHPLLGGLVDELVVLDSGSTDETATRARAAGARVMSREEAVPGIEPVPGKGEVLWRSLAATSGDIIAFVDSDLIDPDPAFVPKLLGPLLLGDGVHLVKGYYRRPLRTGGGEDAHGGGRVTELVARPLLAALRPELTCVLQPLGGEYAGTRELLESVPFAPGYGVEIGLLLDTYDRFGLHAIAQVNLGVRKHRNRPLSELGAMSRQIVGTMLARCGIPDSGAPLTQFLVEGDAFVPFDTSVDLTDRPPMVTVTG; encoded by the coding sequence ATGAGTGCACCTGCACGCACGTGGAACGAAGCCAACAGCTGGGATCGGCCCGCCTGGGCGATCGACGAGCTGATCGCGGCCAAGGCCGGCCGCACAGTGACCGTGGTGCTGCCCGCCCTCAACGAGGAGGAGACCGTCGCGAGTGTGATCGACACGATCCACCCGCTGCTCGGTGGTCTCGTGGACGAACTGGTGGTCCTCGATTCGGGTTCCACCGACGAGACCGCCACCCGGGCGCGGGCGGCGGGTGCCCGTGTCATGTCCAGGGAGGAAGCGGTGCCGGGCATCGAACCGGTCCCCGGCAAGGGGGAGGTGCTGTGGCGGTCGCTTGCGGCGACCTCCGGCGACATCATCGCCTTCGTCGACTCCGATCTGATCGATCCCGATCCGGCCTTCGTGCCGAAACTGCTCGGACCCCTGCTGCTCGGCGACGGTGTGCACCTCGTCAAGGGGTACTACCGGCGCCCGCTGCGCACCGGTGGGGGCGAGGACGCCCACGGCGGTGGCCGCGTCACCGAGCTTGTCGCACGGCCGCTGCTCGCGGCACTGCGACCGGAGCTGACCTGCGTGCTGCAACCGCTCGGCGGTGAGTACGCGGGGACGAGGGAACTGCTCGAGTCGGTCCCGTTCGCACCGGGTTACGGGGTGGAGATCGGGTTGCTGCTCGACACCTACGACCGGTTCGGTCTCCACGCGATCGCGCAGGTCAACCTCGGGGTCCGCAAGCACCGCAACCGGCCGCTGTCCGAACTCGGGGCGATGAGCCGGCAGATCGTGGGCACGATGCTCGCGCGCTGCGGGATCCCCGATTCGGGTGCGCCGCTCACCCAGTTCCTGGTGGAGGGCGATGCGTTCGTGCCGTTCGACACCTCCGTCGATCTCACCGACCGCCCCCCGATGGTGACGGTCACCGGCTGA
- a CDS encoding long-chain-acyl-CoA synthetase, which translates to MSLPGLVSKLPRMATDLPIVLRGAAGMTRKPTARETIGSVFQKLAERHPERPFIRFEGASIGYGEANTQVNRYAAVLADRGVGMGDVVGILMGNRPETLLVALAAVKLGAAAGMLNINQRGEVLEHSLSLLDSAALVIGEECEEAVDSLGGEPQARTVLRFDDLDTAARDADASNPAVTEELQASETAYYIFTSGTTGLPKASRMTHFRWLKSMSGLGSLGVRLRRTDVLYSCLPLYHNNALTVALSSVLAAGATLGLGRKFSASNFWNDAQRNGATAFIYIGEICRYLLNQPPREDDADHGIRLAVGNGLRAELWDEFTERFGIDRVAEFYGASECNIAFINALDQKRTAGICPLPYAVVEYDPDSGQARRGDDGRLKKVGKGEVGLLLAKVTSRAPFDGYTDPEATEKKLLRDAFSDGDVWFDTGDLVRNQGWMHVAFVDRLGDTFRWKGENVATTQVEAAVSSHETIAEAVVYGVEVDGADGRTGMAAITLKEGAELDGAALAKSLHDALPDYAVPLFVRIVDELEYTTTFKSRKVDLRKQGYSETGEDEVYVLASRSEGYRPIFDGFVDGVARGELPGR; encoded by the coding sequence GTGTCCCTGCCCGGACTCGTCTCGAAACTGCCCCGGATGGCTACCGATCTCCCCATCGTGCTGCGCGGAGCAGCCGGGATGACCCGGAAGCCGACCGCCCGCGAGACGATCGGGTCGGTCTTCCAGAAGCTCGCCGAGCGTCACCCGGAGCGGCCCTTCATCCGGTTCGAGGGAGCCTCCATCGGGTACGGCGAGGCCAACACGCAGGTCAACCGGTACGCAGCGGTGCTCGCCGATCGCGGTGTCGGCATGGGCGACGTCGTGGGCATCCTCATGGGCAACCGGCCCGAGACCCTGCTGGTCGCGCTGGCCGCGGTCAAGCTCGGTGCGGCCGCCGGCATGCTCAACATCAACCAGCGTGGTGAGGTGCTCGAGCACAGCCTGTCGCTGCTCGACAGCGCCGCCCTCGTGATCGGGGAGGAGTGCGAGGAGGCCGTCGACTCTCTCGGTGGCGAGCCGCAGGCCCGCACCGTGCTGCGCTTCGACGATCTCGACACCGCCGCCCGCGACGCCGACGCGTCGAATCCCGCAGTCACCGAGGAGCTGCAAGCGTCCGAGACGGCCTACTACATCTTCACCTCCGGCACGACAGGACTGCCGAAGGCCAGCCGCATGACGCACTTCCGGTGGCTGAAATCGATGTCGGGCCTGGGCAGCCTCGGCGTGCGCCTGCGCCGGACCGACGTCCTGTACTCCTGCCTGCCGCTCTATCACAACAACGCCCTCACGGTCGCGTTGTCCTCGGTGCTCGCCGCCGGCGCCACGCTCGGGCTCGGCCGGAAGTTCTCGGCGTCCAACTTCTGGAACGACGCGCAGCGCAACGGCGCCACGGCCTTCATCTACATCGGCGAGATCTGCCGCTACCTGCTCAACCAGCCGCCGCGGGAGGACGACGCCGACCACGGGATCCGCCTCGCCGTCGGCAACGGTCTGCGCGCAGAACTGTGGGACGAGTTCACCGAACGCTTCGGTATCGACCGCGTCGCGGAGTTCTACGGTGCGAGCGAATGCAACATCGCCTTCATCAACGCGCTCGACCAGAAGCGCACCGCCGGCATCTGCCCGCTGCCCTACGCCGTCGTCGAGTACGACCCCGATTCGGGCCAGGCACGTCGCGGCGACGACGGCCGGTTGAAGAAGGTCGGCAAGGGCGAGGTCGGACTGCTCCTCGCGAAGGTCACCTCCCGCGCACCCTTCGACGGGTACACCGATCCCGAGGCCACCGAGAAGAAGCTGCTCCGCGACGCGTTCTCCGACGGCGACGTCTGGTTCGACACCGGCGACCTCGTCCGCAACCAGGGATGGATGCACGTCGCGTTCGTCGACCGGCTCGGCGACACCTTCCGGTGGAAGGGCGAGAACGTCGCGACCACGCAGGTCGAAGCCGCGGTGTCGTCGCACGAGACGATCGCCGAGGCCGTCGTCTACGGCGTCGAGGTCGACGGGGCCGACGGCCGCACCGGGATGGCCGCGATCACCTTGAAGGAGGGCGCCGAGCTCGACGGAGCGGCGCTCGCGAAGTCGCTGCACGACGCGTTGCCGGACTACGCGGTTCCGCTGTTCGTCCGCATCGTCGACGAGCTCGAGTACACGACGACCTTCAAGAGCAGGAAGGTCGATCTGCGCAAGCAGGGCTACAGCGAGACCGGTGAGGACGAGGTGTACGTCCTCGCGAGTCGCAGCGAGGGTTACCGGCCGATCTTCGACGGCTTCGTCGACGGCGTCGCGCGAGGAGAATTGCCCGGTCGCTGA
- a CDS encoding TIGR00730 family Rossman fold protein — MSGDNSSSERGSRREVVHQGPVQLRGSLAREATTMDQRLLDRRGPSDWVHTDPWRVLRIQSEFVEGFGALAEVPRAVTVFGSARTPAGHEEYEIGRELGAALVHAGYAVVTGGGPGAMEAANRGASEAGGLSIGLGIELPFEQGLNEWVDLGLNFRYFFARKTMFVKYSQAFVCLPGGFGTLDELFEALTLVQTSKITQFPIVLFGSEYWNGLVGWLRETLVRGGKISPADLDLLFVTDSVEETVDIILEAHRGEDENELYGNGSGW, encoded by the coding sequence ATGTCCGGCGACAACTCCTCCTCCGAACGCGGCTCCCGGCGCGAGGTCGTGCACCAGGGCCCGGTGCAACTGCGCGGCTCTCTCGCCCGCGAGGCGACGACGATGGACCAGCGGCTGCTCGATCGCCGCGGCCCGTCCGACTGGGTGCACACCGATCCGTGGCGTGTGCTGCGGATCCAGAGCGAGTTCGTCGAAGGCTTCGGTGCGCTCGCCGAGGTGCCCCGCGCCGTCACCGTCTTCGGATCGGCGCGCACCCCGGCCGGTCACGAGGAGTACGAGATCGGCCGCGAGCTCGGCGCCGCACTCGTCCACGCCGGATACGCCGTCGTCACCGGTGGCGGTCCGGGCGCGATGGAGGCGGCCAACCGCGGTGCCAGCGAGGCCGGGGGACTGTCGATCGGACTGGGGATCGAGCTGCCCTTCGAACAGGGCCTCAACGAGTGGGTCGATCTCGGCCTGAACTTCCGGTACTTCTTCGCGCGCAAGACGATGTTCGTGAAGTACTCGCAGGCGTTCGTGTGCCTGCCCGGGGGTTTCGGGACGCTCGACGAGCTGTTCGAGGCACTGACCCTCGTGCAGACCAGCAAGATCACGCAGTTCCCGATCGTGCTGTTCGGTTCGGAGTACTGGAACGGTCTGGTGGGCTGGCTGCGCGAGACCCTGGTCCGCGGCGGCAAGATCTCGCCCGCCGACCTCGACCTGCTCTTCGTCACCGACAGCGTCGAGGAGACGGTGGACATCATCCTCGAGGCGCATCGCGGCGAGGACGAGAACGAACTGTACGGAAACGGGAGTGGATGGTAA
- a CDS encoding TIGR00730 family Rossman fold protein, translated as MVTEALSVCVYCASGPVDQKFLELAAAVGTEIGRRGWQLVSGGGNVSMMGAVADAARAAGAHTIGVIPKALVHREVADVDADELIVTETMRERKRIMEDRANAFLTLPGGIGTLEELFETWTAGYLGMHDKPVVLLDPTGHFDGLLGWLGSMVDTGFVAQRALDGLAVTTDLADALDRCAAPYATV; from the coding sequence ATGGTAACCGAAGCTCTGTCGGTCTGTGTGTACTGCGCGTCGGGCCCTGTCGACCAGAAGTTCCTCGAACTCGCCGCCGCTGTCGGTACCGAGATAGGCCGACGGGGCTGGCAGCTGGTCTCCGGCGGCGGCAACGTATCGATGATGGGCGCGGTCGCCGACGCGGCCCGCGCGGCCGGCGCGCACACGATCGGGGTCATTCCGAAGGCACTCGTGCACCGCGAGGTCGCGGACGTCGACGCCGACGAGTTGATCGTCACCGAGACGATGCGCGAGCGCAAACGCATCATGGAGGACCGCGCCAACGCCTTCCTGACCCTGCCCGGCGGCATCGGAACCCTCGAGGAACTGTTCGAGACGTGGACCGCGGGGTATCTCGGTATGCATGACAAGCCGGTCGTCCTGCTCGATCCCACGGGCCACTTCGACGGCCTGCTCGGCTGGCTCGGGTCGATGGTCGACACCGGCTTCGTCGCGCAACGCGCACTCGACGGTCTCGCGGTCACCACCGACCTCGCCGACGCGCTCGACCGTTGCGCTGCGCCGTACGCGACGGTCTGA
- the dapE gene encoding succinyl-diaminopimelate desuccinylase gives MPVPQLDLHADPVELTAALVDIPSVSQNETLIADAVETALREQTDGFEVVRNGNCVLARTNRGLGSRVMLAGHLDTVPIADNVPSRRDGDLMWGCGTSDMKAGDAVFLHLAATVTDLAHDLTIVMYDCEEIAAAYNGLGRIETELRDWLDADVAILGEPTSGEIEAGCQGTLRVRITTDGVRAHSARSWLGDNAIHKLAPVLDRLARYEARSVDIDGCVYREGLSAVHIEGGVAGNVVPDAAALDVNFRFAPDRSPDDALAHVREVFDGLAISMELTDMSPGALPGLSNPAAAALVEAAGGKFRAKYGWTDVSRFAALGIPAVNYGPGDPNLAHKRDEHVEVGRITEVTSVLRSYLTR, from the coding sequence ATGCCCGTACCGCAGCTGGACCTGCACGCCGACCCCGTCGAACTGACCGCCGCGCTCGTCGACATCCCGAGCGTGTCGCAGAACGAGACGCTCATCGCCGACGCCGTGGAGACGGCCCTGCGCGAGCAGACCGACGGCTTCGAGGTCGTGCGCAACGGCAACTGTGTCCTGGCGCGGACGAACCGCGGACTCGGCAGCCGTGTGATGCTCGCCGGCCACCTCGACACCGTCCCGATCGCCGACAACGTGCCGTCGCGGCGCGACGGCGACCTGATGTGGGGCTGCGGCACCTCCGACATGAAGGCCGGCGACGCCGTCTTCCTGCACCTCGCGGCGACCGTCACCGATCTCGCTCACGACCTGACGATCGTGATGTACGACTGCGAGGAGATCGCGGCCGCGTACAACGGGCTCGGACGGATCGAGACCGAACTGCGCGACTGGCTCGACGCGGACGTCGCGATCCTCGGCGAACCCACCTCGGGTGAGATCGAGGCCGGTTGCCAGGGCACCCTGCGGGTGCGCATCACGACCGACGGTGTGCGGGCGCATTCGGCGCGCTCCTGGCTCGGCGACAACGCGATCCACAAGCTCGCTCCCGTGCTCGACCGTCTGGCCCGCTACGAGGCACGGTCGGTCGACATCGACGGTTGTGTGTACCGGGAAGGACTGTCGGCCGTGCACATCGAGGGCGGTGTCGCCGGCAACGTGGTGCCCGACGCCGCTGCGCTCGACGTGAACTTCCGGTTCGCCCCGGATCGCAGCCCCGACGACGCACTCGCGCACGTCCGCGAGGTCTTCGACGGTCTCGCGATCTCGATGGAACTCACCGACATGTCACCCGGCGCGCTGCCCGGACTGTCGAACCCGGCCGCGGCGGCGCTCGTCGAGGCCGCGGGCGGGAAGTTCCGGGCCAAGTACGGCTGGACCGACGTCTCGCGGTTCGCCGCGCTGGGGATTCCGGCCGTCAACTACGGGCCGGGCGACCCGAACCTCGCGCACAAGCGCGACGAGCACGTCGAGGTCGGGCGGATCACCGAGGTGACCTCCGTTCTGCGCTCCTATCTCACCCGATAA
- a CDS encoding amino acid permease: MMGLGSAIGAGLFLGSGVGIAAAGPAIIVSYLLAGVMIIFVMRMLGEMGAALPVSGSFSHYARIGIGRWAGFSMGWLYWFMLIMVLGVEITGASAIVQSWLPGVPQWVVALVFVTFFAVVNLARVANFGEFEFWFAALKVAVILGFLVIGILLVFGLLPGTEPVGTTHLLGDGDGFAPNGIAGVAAGLLAVAFAFGGIEIVTIAAAESKDPERSIATAVRSVVWRISVFYLGSISIMVLVLPWTAASGETSPFVSVLDIAGIPYVSGFMELVVVIALLSAFNANVYGTSRMAYSLARGGDGPAWLSKLTHHGVPRNAVLVSVFFGFVSVWLNWLLPDTILGILLNAVGSALIAIWLFIVVSHLRLRRKFEREGTIRLRMWLFPYLSWFTLAMLIGFIVLMLSDSAARVQLASTFVLFLIITALGLLWHRTHDDKTVSHPSDRPAQ, translated from the coding sequence ATGATGGGACTCGGCTCCGCCATCGGCGCGGGCCTGTTCCTCGGTTCCGGAGTGGGTATCGCCGCAGCCGGTCCTGCCATCATCGTCTCGTACCTGCTCGCCGGCGTGATGATCATCTTCGTGATGCGCATGCTCGGCGAGATGGGTGCCGCGCTGCCGGTGAGCGGTTCGTTCTCGCACTACGCGCGCATCGGAATCGGCCGCTGGGCCGGATTCAGCATGGGGTGGCTGTACTGGTTCATGCTGATCATGGTGCTCGGTGTCGAGATCACCGGTGCCTCCGCGATCGTGCAGTCGTGGCTGCCGGGCGTACCCCAATGGGTGGTCGCGCTGGTGTTCGTCACCTTCTTCGCGGTGGTCAATCTGGCGAGGGTCGCCAACTTCGGTGAGTTCGAGTTCTGGTTCGCGGCACTGAAGGTCGCGGTCATCCTCGGGTTCCTGGTGATCGGCATCCTGCTCGTGTTCGGTCTGCTTCCGGGCACCGAACCCGTCGGCACCACGCACCTGCTCGGCGACGGCGACGGTTTCGCGCCCAACGGGATCGCCGGTGTCGCGGCCGGTCTGCTCGCGGTGGCCTTCGCGTTCGGCGGCATCGAGATCGTCACGATCGCCGCGGCCGAATCGAAGGATCCGGAACGGTCCATCGCGACGGCCGTGCGCAGTGTCGTCTGGCGGATCTCGGTCTTCTACCTCGGGTCGATCTCGATCATGGTGCTCGTGCTGCCGTGGACCGCGGCGAGCGGTGAGACCTCCCCGTTCGTCTCGGTGCTCGACATCGCCGGCATCCCCTACGTGTCCGGCTTCATGGAACTCGTCGTGGTGATCGCGCTGCTGTCGGCGTTCAACGCCAACGTCTACGGCACCTCCCGCATGGCCTACTCGCTGGCACGCGGCGGCGACGGACCGGCCTGGCTCAGTAAGCTCACCCACCACGGAGTGCCCCGCAACGCGGTGCTCGTCTCGGTGTTCTTCGGCTTCGTCAGCGTGTGGCTCAACTGGCTGCTGCCCGACACCATCCTCGGGATCCTGCTCAACGCGGTCGGATCGGCGCTCATCGCGATCTGGTTGTTCATCGTCGTCTCGCATCTGCGACTGCGCCGCAAGTTCGAGCGCGAAGGCACCATCCGCCTGCGCATGTGGCTGTTCCCCTATCTCAGCTGGTTCACGCTCGCGATGCTCATCGGCTTCATCGTGCTGATGCTGTCCGACAGCGCGGCCCGGGTCCAGCTCGCGTCGACCTTCGTGCTGTTCCTGATCATCACGGCGCTCGGCTTGCTCTGGCACCGCACCCACGACGACAAGACGGTCAGCCACCCGTCCGATCGGCCAGCGCAGTGA
- a CDS encoding substrate-binding domain-containing protein, with amino-acid sequence MSGDARPGGGRARWFVVAVILVLAAGSVAFLFVERRSGCDDSEHYTVAVTADLAPVIEGTSVSGCTEFEVVEQEPGEVSARLATDDVPDLWLPAGGWWASWAGETATGPVRTVSTPLATTPLVIAGAPGTVEPAADWQEALSDPGLVFGNPLRSGPAAGAIRAVLAEAADDPVAMGTVRPVMAPLAEREGVRDEEVPTGSTLLEETVADGGTVVSTEQQVETYRSVHKRELGIEVPATGTLLVDYPVVVTARGERHDAAAAAATALTDALHTSEGLDRLTRHGFRDGGGRPLPDGRGVGAVPVLELDDETVAEEAMNVWALQALPVRTVFAVDVSASMNRNLGDESRIELVRRAATAANEVLPGNVSAGLWFFGGGVSDYATLPNDRAEATGDYIMAAPIRRFDAVVDDGTQRDLLTSLVAQMAGTADETTALYDTILAAFRYVQDSYDPRAANSVVVVTDGADNGSAMSKDELLAVLSNENDPSRPVRIVTIGLGEDVDTATLEQIAAATGGVSYRTSDPLDITELVLTALADRTGG; translated from the coding sequence GTGAGTGGGGATGCACGGCCGGGCGGGGGTCGGGCGCGCTGGTTTGTCGTCGCCGTGATCCTCGTCCTCGCGGCCGGATCCGTCGCCTTCCTGTTCGTGGAGCGGCGGAGTGGGTGCGACGACTCCGAGCACTACACCGTGGCGGTCACCGCCGACCTCGCACCGGTGATCGAGGGGACCTCGGTATCCGGATGTACGGAGTTCGAGGTCGTCGAACAGGAACCGGGGGAGGTGTCGGCGCGACTGGCGACCGACGACGTTCCCGACCTGTGGCTCCCGGCGGGCGGTTGGTGGGCGTCGTGGGCGGGTGAGACCGCCACGGGCCCGGTGCGCACGGTGTCGACACCGCTGGCCACCACGCCGCTCGTGATCGCGGGTGCGCCGGGCACCGTCGAACCGGCGGCCGACTGGCAGGAGGCCCTGTCCGATCCCGGTCTCGTCTTCGGCAATCCATTGCGCTCCGGTCCCGCGGCAGGTGCCATCCGCGCCGTGCTGGCCGAGGCCGCCGACGATCCCGTCGCGATGGGCACGGTCCGTCCCGTCATGGCGCCGCTCGCCGAGCGGGAGGGGGTTCGCGACGAGGAGGTACCTACCGGATCGACCTTGCTCGAGGAGACCGTCGCCGATGGTGGGACGGTGGTGAGCACCGAACAGCAGGTCGAGACCTATCGCAGCGTCCACAAGCGCGAACTGGGCATCGAGGTACCCGCCACCGGGACGCTGCTCGTGGACTATCCGGTGGTCGTGACGGCGCGCGGAGAACGGCACGACGCCGCGGCGGCGGCCGCCACGGCGCTGACCGACGCGCTGCACACGTCCGAAGGACTCGACAGGCTGACCCGTCACGGCTTCCGGGACGGAGGCGGACGACCCCTGCCCGACGGCCGCGGTGTGGGAGCGGTGCCGGTGCTCGAACTCGACGACGAGACCGTCGCCGAGGAGGCGATGAACGTGTGGGCGTTGCAGGCGCTTCCCGTGCGCACCGTGTTCGCGGTGGACGTCTCCGCGTCGATGAACCGTAATCTCGGCGACGAGAGTCGGATCGAACTGGTCCGGCGCGCCGCGACCGCCGCCAACGAGGTCCTGCCCGGGAACGTCTCAGCGGGCCTGTGGTTCTTCGGTGGGGGAGTGAGCGACTACGCCACATTGCCGAACGACCGCGCCGAGGCAACGGGGGACTACATCATGGCGGCACCGATCCGGCGCTTCGATGCGGTGGTGGACGACGGTACCCAACGCGACCTGCTCACCTCGCTCGTCGCGCAGATGGCCGGTACGGCCGACGAGACCACCGCGCTCTACGACACGATCCTCGCGGCCTTCCGGTACGTGCAGGACAGCTACGATCCGCGCGCGGCCAACAGTGTCGTCGTGGTGACCGACGGCGCCGACAACGGTTCCGCGATGTCGAAGGACGAACTGCTCGCGGTCCTCTCGAACGAGAACGATCCGTCCAGGCCGGTACGAATCGTGACGATCGGACTCGGTGAGGACGTGGACACCGCAACCCTCGAGCAGATCGCCGCGGCGACCGGAGGGGTGAGCTACCGGACGAGCGATCCGCTCGACATCACCGAGCTGGTGCTCACTGCGCTGGCCGATCGGACGGGTGGCTGA
- the dapD gene encoding 2,3,4,5-tetrahydropyridine-2,6-dicarboxylate N-succinyltransferase, protein MSAHGASAVGIANITEDGTVLDTWYPAPALGEPSETGTTRLEGTDIPSDLALLAGHDEAREVQQVVVRTDIADLSKPPVDTHDVYLRLHLLSHRLVQPHGLSLDGIFGMLANVVWTNYGPCSLENFETVRSRLRIRGPVTVFGVDKFPRMVDYVVPAGVRIADADRVRLGAHLASGTTVMHEGFVNFNAGTLGNSMVEGRISAGVVVDDGSDVGGGASIMGTLSGGGKEVISVGKRCLLGANAGVGISLGDDCIVEAGLYVTAGTKVTGPDGTVVKAATLSGASNLLLRRNSVSGAVEVVPNKGSGVELNAALHAND, encoded by the coding sequence GTGAGTGCACACGGAGCATCAGCAGTAGGCATCGCGAACATCACGGAGGACGGGACCGTCCTCGACACGTGGTACCCGGCACCCGCCCTCGGCGAGCCGAGCGAAACCGGAACGACGCGACTCGAGGGCACGGACATCCCGTCCGATCTCGCCCTGCTCGCCGGTCACGACGAGGCGCGCGAGGTCCAGCAGGTCGTGGTGCGCACCGACATCGCGGACCTGTCGAAGCCGCCCGTCGACACTCACGACGTCTACCTGCGCCTGCACCTGCTGTCGCACCGTCTCGTCCAGCCGCACGGGCTCAGCCTCGACGGCATCTTCGGCATGCTCGCGAACGTCGTGTGGACCAACTACGGCCCGTGCTCGCTCGAGAACTTCGAGACCGTGCGCTCCCGTCTGCGTATCCGCGGACCGGTGACAGTCTTCGGTGTCGACAAGTTCCCCCGCATGGTCGACTACGTCGTTCCGGCCGGTGTCCGCATCGCCGACGCCGACCGCGTCCGCCTCGGTGCGCACCTCGCGTCCGGCACCACCGTGATGCACGAGGGCTTCGTCAACTTCAACGCCGGCACGCTCGGCAACTCGATGGTCGAGGGCCGCATCTCCGCGGGTGTCGTCGTCGACGACGGTTCCGACGTCGGTGGAGGCGCCTCGATCATGGGCACCCTCTCCGGTGGCGGCAAGGAGGTCATCTCCGTCGGCAAGCGCTGCCTGCTCGGTGCGAACGCGGGCGTGGGCATCTCGCTCGGCGACGACTGCATCGTCGAGGCCGGCCTGTACGTCACCGCCGGTACCAAGGTCACCGGACCTGACGGCACCGTCGTCAAGGCCGCGACCCTCAGCGGCGCGTCCAACCTCCTGCTGCGACGCAACTCGGTGAGCGGCGCGGTCGAGGTCGTGCCGAACAAGGGCAGCGGAGTCGAACTGAACGCGGCTCTGCACGCCAACGACTGA
- the folP gene encoding dihydropteroate synthase — protein MSGPATDVDEQTPVTRPGPAPSTLCGRPVATDRALVMAIVNRTPDSFYDRGATFEDDMALAAVDRAVAEGADLVDIGGVKAGPGEVVGSDEEIRRVVPFVAAIRERYPDVLISVDTWRSEVARRAVGEGADLINDTWAGADPELVAVAAELGAGIVCSHTGGAVPRTRPHRVRYTDVVGEVVREVVAAADAAARAGVASDSILIDPTHDFGKNTHHGLALLRHVDVLVKTGWPVLMALSNKDFVGETLGVELADRLEGTLAATALAAAAGARMFRVHEVAATRRVVDMVAAIAGTRPPARTVRGLA, from the coding sequence ATGAGCGGCCCCGCGACCGATGTCGACGAGCAGACCCCCGTGACCCGTCCCGGTCCGGCACCGTCCACCCTGTGCGGGCGCCCCGTCGCCACCGACAGGGCGCTCGTCATGGCGATCGTCAACCGCACCCCGGACTCGTTCTACGACCGGGGAGCGACCTTCGAGGACGACATGGCGCTCGCGGCCGTCGACCGCGCAGTGGCCGAGGGTGCCGACCTCGTCGACATCGGCGGGGTGAAGGCCGGGCCGGGTGAGGTCGTCGGCAGCGACGAGGAGATCCGGCGCGTCGTGCCGTTCGTCGCCGCGATCCGCGAGCGCTATCCGGATGTGCTCATCAGCGTCGACACCTGGCGCAGCGAGGTCGCGCGTCGCGCTGTGGGCGAAGGCGCCGATCTGATCAACGATACGTGGGCCGGTGCCGATCCCGAGCTCGTCGCGGTCGCCGCGGAACTCGGGGCCGGCATCGTCTGCTCCCACACGGGCGGCGCCGTCCCGCGCACCCGCCCGCACCGTGTGCGGTACACCGACGTCGTCGGGGAGGTGGTGCGGGAGGTCGTCGCGGCCGCGGATGCCGCCGCCCGCGCCGGCGTCGCGAGCGACTCGATCCTCATCGACCCGACCCACGATTTCGGAAAGAACACCCATCACGGACTCGCTCTGTTGCGGCACGTGGACGTTCTTGTAAAAACCGGGTGGCCTGTGCTTATGGCGCTGAGCAACAAGGACTTCGTGGGGGAGACTCTGGGAGTCGAACTCGCCGACCGGTTGGAGGGCACATTGGCAGCGACAGCTCTGGCGGCAGCGGCCGGCGCACGAATGTTCCGGGTACACGAGGTGGCAGCCACACGTCGGGTGGTCGACATGGTCGCGGCGATCGCGGGCACACGCCCGCCGGCGCGCACGGTGAGGGGGTTGGCATGA